The Glycine soja cultivar W05 chromosome 15, ASM419377v2, whole genome shotgun sequence region ttttattcaaataaattttgctttcaaatttccgttaaaaactaaaaaaattgaaacttaaaACCATCCAACACAAGGAAAAAGGTACATGTGTCTGCGGGTATTTTCTATTACTTAAAAAgtctatttaaatatataatacccCACATAACTTGCcttaattttaatgttaatatattttatttattattaataaacaaaatacttTTACTTTCTTTAGTTTTCTGGccatcataatatttttaaaaaattacaagaataaataaaaatatatttaacttattttattatttagtaaatttttttacttcattagttattaaatatttataaatacacgtttctatatttttttcttcttctgtctTTCGGACGAAAGCGCAGCGTATAGAAAGGGAAAAGAAGATAATATGGTGGTAGTTTAAGATAATGGTAATCTATGGCCCAAGTTTATCGGTGTACTGTGGGTCGTGGGTACGAGATGGTGAGAGCAATTGGCAAGATAGGTGCAGCCCTCAGAAATTGAGTGGGTCTGGGAGAAGAAGCATCACCTGCAAATTCGAGAGTGTGAGACTCAGTAGAGCATGCAGTGTGGCACTGACTACCTTGCTCACAACCGCTGCGGTGATAGCTTCTGTGGCAGCAGCTGATGAACCCGAGACTCTATCCAACATACCCCAGACTTTGTCCGGTGAGTGCACGTTGCCCAAAGATTGCAAGAAAGCTAGAATACAGAAACCAAAGTCAAGGAAAGCGGAatcatgcacaatcaagtgtgTCACCACTTGCATCAGAGGTGGAGATGGCTCTCCTGGGGAAGGCCCTTTTAACGTGATAAGGTACATAATACACTTCCTAGTTTCATATTTGATATTAAACGTTCGCGATTTAGATATGATAATTATCTAAATGGATTTTTCAGACCTCTGGTTGTTTTCAAGCAAGGGTTTCGAACTCGTCAATACTGGTAAATCACTTCAACTATTTGCTATAGTTTGTGTTGCGTGCTAATTTGATGCGATCGTTGCTGATAAAATTAACAGTTCGCTTTTTGTACCAACTGAAAACTTCAATTGATATATatttgttcgttttattttttggaaaggGGAAATGAACTTCAAACTTTAAGATGCATTacaatttttatcatttctttGATATAGCATGTAGTGTCACattacttaaattaatattGTCTGGTTAAATTTTAGTTTAGGCCAGTCGTTAATTTTCAGTGACAGCTGTGGCCAGTAGATTTTTAATTCATGTGGCGTATTTGTTCGGCATGGTATTCAATAATTGCTACTGCAACCCACAACTACATGTTGGGAGATGGACAAGTTTTTCTCATTTCCCGCAAATGGCACCAATCGTGTAAGGTGAATTTGTACAAAAGATTTGCTTAATGCGCCAGGTTTAAGCTTAGCGGATCTATTTCACatgttttctctttcttccttaAGTGAATGATCTATAGTACCTAAGTGGCTTGCTTCCCCGTTGACAACTAGCTTTGATGGGAGGGATGCTTGCTTGGGTCCCTCCCTCCCCCCTCCAACAGctatcttttaagttttaagtgCGCACAAGAATGAAGGGATGTCTGGAATCTTTAGAGAAAAGTGAGTCATTGAGGAAGGAGATTGAGGCAGAACAGGGGCTTCAAGAAGCCTGGCTCAAGAAGATTGAAGAGATATTGGAGAGCCTCAGAAAATGTGGCCCACAAAGGTAGGTCAATGGGGAGATCGTCAAATGAACATCAAGAGGAACTTTGGAGGATGTTGTAGATTCCCTTGTTCTCTAGAGATGATGCCTATGGGTGGGTGAAGGTGAATAGGTTGAAatgatattttcaaattaaagggGTAATAGAGGAGGAGAAATTACATGATGGGAGTCTTACATGACAAATCCATCATGGGCGTGTTTCAGAACTGTCATTAGAATTTAGAAGGTTCCAACCTTCAATGATGCAAAATCCCTTTGAATTGCTTTTGGGTTTGAAGCAAACTACTACAGTGGAAGATTTTTAGGACGAAGTTTGAGTTGTATGCTGAACCAATTTTCCCCAAGTGCTTGGGAATTGGGTccttatcaatttttttcttaaaagggCATAAGGTTGGATACCTATTAAAGACTCTCCAACACTCAATTACTCAAATCAATGTGTGCTCTGGCTTGGGAGTCCAAATACTAAAAAATGAGTGCATACATAGGAATGTTTGTTGCTATCTTTGTATAAAATCATGCCCTTCAGTTCTTGCACGATTCACAAGATAAGGTATTTGTAAATGGCCTTAGGATCGTGAGATCCTATCTGTCCTCCATGTTAATAGTTGTTTGATTGAACCCATCAAAGGTTTTATCTCAACAGAATTAGTAATGATTAAGCTTATCAATTTACagtatttttattgataaaaagtgAAGCAATTTGAACTTAACTCGTAATTCTTATATATAGTGATTGAGTTGTTTTAGTGTCTAGTCATAATATGAACTTCTCAGCTGTTTGGCAAGTCATTTGGGTTGTGTTTTATGGTCTATATGGGTCTTCAGTACAGAAATGGTATAGTCTTCAATGATGCTGTTTTGGCTTTTGAGAACATTCTGGTTAGGTTCAGAACTTTGACATGGCTAAAAGTAAGAGTTCGGGGATTTCCTTGTTCGTTTTTTGAATGGGTCAATAGCCTTGGCCTCTATTTGTAAAATATGGAGGGATAGCCAATATCTTATATTATACTTTGACTCCAGTCTTATGTGTTATCCGTTGGCTGCAGTCACATTTTTTGGTGGGTGCATTTGTTGTCTTGGTGTCTTTGTGTTGGGCAATGTATAGTCTGTTCTATATGGTTCAGTTTTTAGTATATCAATTTGGTAGGGATATTTGCTTCAGTGGGGgccttttttatgatttttttttttatcagccaaaatAAATATCTATGTATATTaaatgagtaccagaggtactaaaagGTACAGGATTAAGATTACAAATGTGACATATTTGAAATCAGCCAGCTATTTGGTCCACCCCAGGATGGGGCACATAGCAGGCCCTATTACAAATAATTACCCTGCACTCCTAATGTCTACTACATCTAAAACCTTGTGCCAGATTTGAAGACCATTGATTGTAGTGAGTGGTGAAATCCTTCTCTAAGTGTTTCATCCAAGTCCATACCAGAAACAATGCATCCTCCATCAGTCTGTTTGCATTGAAACTGCTATTAGAGAAAACTATATCATTTCTGTGCTTCCATATGGTCCAAGTCAGTGCTATCCACCACCCTTTCCATCTAGACGCAGCCAATCCTTCAGTGATATAAGACATATGGTCCAAGTCAGTGCTATCCACCACCATTTCTGTGCCGTTTTTATGATTTGTTGGTGGTGTGTGCATTGTAACTCTTTCGGGCTAGTTGGGGCATGTCTTGTGACCCTTCCACCTtgtttttattatcaatatatatgttatttgcctacaaaaaaaaatgattttttcatatgctataaaaaaatcaatctttctcTAGACTTGTTATTAAGCAACATGCaaactaaatattttatataataaatacttatttttgtctttaaagtagtaattttgaaaaataaaataaaatacttatgtcaaagattattttcttataaatggaatcattatgtaaaaaaaatttaagcagtGCTTTAAAGcatttaatacattttattagttgcttttaaataatttaaatattagtattaaataaatttcttatttttaatataataaatattttctaattgaGTACTTTCTAGTTTCTATTACTGATTAGCATTTATTTCCTTGGGCAGTTTGGTGGAATGCTCAGATATCTGTAATTTGATAAGCGATGCTGTAGTAACAAAAACTAGGTAGTCACTCTTTCAGTAAATGCTTATTTGCCCATGTATACTTTCCTTGTGTAATTTAGTACTATGTTCAAATAtatctgtaatttttttttaagtgatgaTGATAGACATTCAATTTCTGTTTGGTTTATAGCAGTAATTATAATTGTTATGTGTACTCttttaagaagaagaaacaacaacaataataataatgtgtatTTTGATGCTAATTTTGTGTTAGAAAAAATACTCAAGGACAGGTGGATGGATCCCTCTATTTCCACATTATAGTAGGGATTATCTTGACTTCATGATAGTGTAACTTGATAACACAAAATATGTTTAGTTTAGGGCTAACGAGGAGGGAAAATATAGTGGAGAagatttttaagaaaactaGCATTAATATCTTTGCATTCACACTGGTTacgttagtttttatttatatttta contains the following coding sequences:
- the LOC114388415 gene encoding uncharacterized protein LOC114388415 isoform X2; protein product: MVIYGPSLSVYCGSWVRDGESNWQDRCSPQKLSGSGRRSITCKFESVRLSRACSVALTTLLTTAAVIASVAAADEPETLSNIPQTLSGECTLPKDCKKARIQKPKSRKAESCTIKCVTTCIRGGDGSPGEGPFNVIRPLVVFKQGFRTRQY
- the LOC114388415 gene encoding uncharacterized protein LOC114388415 isoform X1, whose translation is MVIYGPSLSVYCGSWVRDGESNWQDRCSPQKLSGSGRRSITCKFESVRLSRACSVALTTLLTTAAVIASVAAADEPETLSNIPQTLSGECTLPKDCKKARIQKPKSRKAESCTIKCVTTCIRGGDGSPGEGPFNVIRPLVVFKQGFRTRQYCLVECSDICNLISDAVVTKTR